From the Sinorhizobium garamanticum genome, one window contains:
- a CDS encoding endonuclease/exonuclease/phosphatase family protein has protein sequence MRRRIRFLTYNVHSCFGTDRKLDPVRTAAVINECRPDIIALQEVDVGRARSGGIDQAHMIAAHLQMEAQFHPALHLKDEKYGDAVLTALPMRLIKAAALPSAGEPRGALWVEVDLADVNLQIVVTHLGLRGSERVRQATTLLGPGWLGGIDQRKAPVVLAGDLNATARSAAYRLVARQLRDAQLQTGAKPRPTFPSRLPLLRIDHVFVGEEIDVAHCEVHNTALARVASDHLPLVAELEIDLSKEQD, from the coding sequence ATGCGACGGCGGATACGCTTCCTCACCTATAACGTGCACAGTTGCTTCGGCACCGACCGCAAGCTCGACCCCGTCCGTACTGCTGCCGTCATCAACGAATGCCGGCCGGATATTATCGCCTTGCAAGAAGTGGATGTCGGCCGCGCGCGCAGCGGCGGAATTGACCAGGCGCACATGATTGCCGCGCATCTGCAGATGGAGGCGCAATTTCATCCGGCTCTCCACCTGAAGGACGAAAAGTATGGAGATGCGGTCTTGACTGCCTTGCCCATGCGCTTGATCAAAGCCGCCGCCCTGCCGTCCGCCGGAGAGCCCCGAGGGGCGCTCTGGGTGGAAGTCGATCTGGCTGACGTCAACCTTCAAATCGTCGTTACACACCTCGGACTGCGCGGTTCCGAACGCGTCCGCCAGGCAACGACGCTTTTGGGACCAGGTTGGCTCGGCGGAATAGATCAGCGGAAGGCGCCCGTGGTCCTGGCGGGCGACCTCAACGCGACGGCGCGGTCGGCGGCCTACAGGCTCGTGGCCCGACAGCTTAGAGATGCGCAGTTGCAGACGGGCGCTAAGCCGCGACCGACCTTCCCCTCGAGATTGCCTCTCTTGCGGATAGACCACGTCTTCGTCGGCGAAGAAATAGACGTGGCGCATTGCGAGGTGCACAATACCGCCCTGGCGCGCGTCGCCTCGGATCATCTACCACTCGTCGCAGAACTGGAGATCGATCTCTCCAAGGAACAAGACTGA
- a CDS encoding AI-2E family transporter yields the protein MRQIEYKTFILLTAAISLAFASVLWSFSGAILWAIVLAVLFAPVNRGILRHIPGRRNIAALITLVIILVMVILPFLLMANLVFREATSVYQGIAAGQIVLGIDVQALRDMLPDWLNDLLNRIELPDAAALRTRLLNALVESGQFVAGKAINIGQSTFHLIASFFVMLYLLFFLLRDGRDVLRLVGKAIPLSGGLRQALFSRFALTINAIVKGSIVVALVQGTLGALILWMLDVRAPVLWGTVMVIFALLPVVGTSLVWGPIAIYLLTSGAVWQGVVLLVYGMLVIGLVDNLLRPILIGKETRIPDYLVLISTLGGIAAFGPNGLVIGPVIAALFLAAWSVFPTLTDEQATEDSADGHQK from the coding sequence GTGCGGCAAATCGAGTACAAAACCTTCATCTTGCTGACCGCCGCGATATCGCTGGCCTTTGCGTCGGTGCTGTGGTCGTTTTCGGGCGCCATCCTTTGGGCGATCGTACTTGCCGTGCTGTTTGCGCCCGTGAACCGCGGCATCCTCCGGCATATTCCCGGTCGGCGCAACATCGCCGCGCTGATCACTTTGGTGATCATTCTGGTGATGGTGATCCTGCCTTTTCTGCTCATGGCGAACCTTGTCTTCCGCGAAGCGACCTCCGTTTATCAGGGCATCGCGGCGGGCCAGATCGTTCTTGGCATCGACGTCCAGGCGCTGCGGGACATGCTACCGGACTGGCTGAACGACCTACTCAACCGCATCGAACTGCCCGATGCGGCCGCGCTGCGCACGCGGCTGCTGAACGCACTTGTCGAGAGCGGCCAATTCGTAGCGGGTAAGGCGATCAACATAGGACAGTCGACCTTCCACCTCATCGCGAGTTTTTTCGTGATGCTCTATCTGCTCTTTTTCTTGCTGCGTGATGGGCGTGATGTATTGCGGCTGGTCGGCAAAGCAATCCCACTCAGCGGCGGGCTTCGCCAGGCGCTGTTCAGCCGCTTCGCGTTGACAATCAACGCCATCGTCAAGGGCAGCATCGTCGTGGCGCTTGTGCAGGGGACGCTCGGTGCCCTCATCCTTTGGATGCTCGATGTTAGGGCCCCCGTGCTGTGGGGCACGGTGATGGTCATTTTCGCCCTTCTGCCGGTGGTGGGGACCAGTCTTGTGTGGGGGCCTATTGCGATCTACCTGCTGACATCCGGGGCGGTATGGCAAGGCGTCGTGCTGCTCGTCTACGGAATGCTGGTGATTGGGCTCGTGGACAACCTGTTGCGGCCGATTCTCATCGGCAAGGAGACCAGGATCCCCGACTACCTGGTGCTGATCTCGACGCTCGGAGGCATCGCCGCGTTCGGTCCGAACGGCCTTGTCATCGGCCCGGTGATCGCCGCGCTGTTCCTGGCGGCGTGGTCGGTATTTCCCACGCTGACGGACGAACAAGCGACCGAGGACAGCGCGGACGGACATCAAAAGTGA